In the genome of Pusillimonas sp. T7-7, the window CCCGACTTCGGGTCGTAGTCCAGGACTGAGTCGATCACGGCGCAAACGCTGTCTGCCGGATGATGAACCACATATGAAAAAGTAGAGGTCTGCTCATCAAAGAAGGCTTGAACCTGAGGCGAAGTCATAAGGCATCCTTTAAAAAGAGGCAACAGAGGCTGGGCGCGCACCTTCAAATATTACACGCAGTGCTTGTGCAGCCGGCCATCGTACAGCGATAATCGGTATTCAACTCTTTATCAACACGAGGATTCCATGCCGTACGTTACGATTTCCGCCACCGAAGGCCTTTCTGCCGAAAAGAAAAAGCAATTGCTGGAACGCAGCAGCGACGCGGTGGTGCAAAGCATAGGGGCGCCGCTGGCAAGCGTGCGGGTCATGCTGCACGAGCTGCCTGGTGGGCACTATTTGAACGCGGGCCAGTTCAATACGCCTGGTCTGATGTTTGTGGTTGATTTCATCGAAGGCCGTACCGAAGAGCAAAGAAATGCGCTGATTGCTGCACTCAGCAAAACCGGCACTGAAACCACTGGCATTCCTGAAAGTGAGGTTCGTGTGCGCTTGCTTGATTTCCCCAAGGCCAATATGGGCATGGCCGGCGGGATCAGTGCAAAAGCCATGGGTCGATAGCAAGATCATGGCTACGGCGCAAATCCAGCAAGCACAAGAGCTGGTCGATTTCTGGCTTGAAGCTGGCTCAGCAGCCTGGTTTACCAAGAACCCTGCGTTCGATGCCAGGTTCAAGCAGCGCTTTCTAAGTCTGCATCAGGCGGCGGCCCGCGGCGAGCTCGATAGCTGGGCGGACCACGCTGTGGGCAGCTTGGCGCTTGTCCTGTTGCTTGACCAGTTCCCGCGCAATGCCTTCCGTGGCACGCCAGCCATGTTTGCCACCGATGCCCTGGCTCGGCGGTATGCCCGCAAAGCCATTGACGCAGGCCATATTGAACAGGTAGCCCCCGAGCTGTCGCTGTTCTTCTGTGTGCCTTTCATTCATTCGGAAGCCATCGATGACCAGCGTTACGGCGTTGAGCTCTATCGCGAGTTCAGTCCCGAGGCCTTGAGCTTTGCCGTTGATCATTGCGACATCATCGCCCGTTTTGGGCGCTTCCCGCATCGCAACCCCGTCCTGGGTCGCCAAAGCACGGCAGACGAGCTTCAGTTTCTGGCTGACGGCGGGTTCGCAGGCTAGGGAGGCCGGGCGGCTTTATTTCAGCCCCAGCTTCCTGGCCAGTTTGTGCAGGTTGCTGCTGTCAATGTCCAATAGGCGCGCCGCTTGCGCCCAGTTATTATTGGTCTGTGCCAGGGCCTGCTGTACGGCATGCCGCTGGGAGTTTTCCATTGTGATGCGTAAAGGCATGGCTTTCTGTTCGGCAGCGGACCCGATATGAACGGGGCTTGCGCTGTCTGGTGCCGTTGAGTCGGGTTCATGAATGGGTTCGGCAGCGTCTACATCCAGGACCTCGGGCTCGAGCGTAAGAATTTGGTCGCGTGATGCTCCGCGGCTGAGTGTTTTCAGAGCGGCGCGACTGACCACGTGTTCGAGCTCGCGCACATTGCCAGGCCATGTGTAGTTCAAGAGCGCTCTTTCGGCCGCATACGACAGGCGCAGGCCACGCAAGCCCAATCGCGCGCGACTGAGCTCCAGGAAATGCCCCGCGAGTATCAGTACGTCGCGCCCGCGCTCGCGCAAGGGTGGAATATGTACCGGGTACACCGAGAGGCGATGATATAAGTCGGCACGGAAATTCCCCGCTGAGGTGCTCTCTTTGAGTTGCCGGTTGGTGGCGGCAATGATGCGGACATCGGTCTTGATGGTCTGGTCGGCGCCCAGCCGCTGGATTTCCCCGTTTTGCAGGGCGCGCAATAATTTGGCCTGGACCGACAGGGGCAGCTCACCGACCTCGTCCAGAAACAGCGACCCCCCTTGGGCGGCCTCGAAGCGGCCGGCGCGATCGCTGCTGGCGCCGGAAAATGCTCCCTTCACGTGCCCGAACAATTCGCTTTCGGCCAGCGACTCGGGCAGGGCGGCGCAATTGACATGAACCATGGGTTGCTGGCTGCGCCGGGACCGGCGATGCAGCCGACGTGCGAAAAGGTCTTTGCCAACACCGGTTTCACCGGTCAGCAGCACGGGCAAGTCGGAATCAGCAACCACATCCAGTTCGTGCAGCAGCTGCGTAATAGCGTCGCTTGCCCCAAGGATCTCGCTTTCATCGACTATTTGCATGGCGTCGTTGACGCTGCTGCCCAACAGTTTCAGGCTGCGGTTTTCTTTTTCGAGTGCTGTAACCCGGATGGCTGCTTCAAGTATAAGAGAATAATGCTGCAGCTCGGCCAGTGCGGCATCATCGAATGCGCCGACTGCCAGTGCGTCCAGAGTCACCACCCCCCAGGGCCGGCCTTCGGTGTACAAGCTCATGCCCAAACAGTCGTGCACGGGCAGTGGCAAGCCTTTTTTATCGTCGAGCAGGCCGTCGTAGGGGTCAGCCAGCATGCTGCCGGGCTCGAACCAGGTTGGTTCGCGTCGCGACAAAATGGTGGCAAAACGCGGGTGCTGTGCAACAACAAAACGCCGTCCCAGCGCTTCGTGGGCCAAACCGGAGGCGGCGACCAGGCGCAGGCTGTCGTCGTCCAGGCTGAGCAGCCCGACTGCGTCGCATTCGAAATGTTCGCGCAAGGTGTGCACCGCCCTTTGCAGCCTGACGGCATTGGGCAGGTCGGTAAGCAGGTCGGCGAGTATTAGTTGATGCATAGGGTAATAAATACCATTTAAGGGTAAATATAACCATTTTTTACGATGGTTAATTTTACCCTATTTTAGTTTTTCCTTAATAAACAATAAAGTAAATCTGGCACGGCTATTGCTTATAGAGTTGCGTGATCAACTTGTAAAAGGACAAAACAGATGAACGCCTTAGTGCCAGCATCGACAGAACTCGCCGATTGGCGCAGTGCTTCCGCCGAAGACCTGGTCGCCCATATCGTAAAGCGCTTTCACGAGCGGCATCGGGAACAACTGCCCGAATTGATCCGTTTGTCGCGAAAGGTCGAGCATGTGCATCAGTCCAGTGCGGATTGTCCGGCGGGCTTGGCCGACGCGCTCGGTGAGCTGCAGCAGGCCTTGGAAAGCCACATGTTGAAAGAAGAGCAGGTGCTGTTTCCCATGCTTGTAAAGGGTATGGGCACATCGGTTCGTGGTCCTGTGGCGATTATGCGCCTGGAACACGAAGAGCAGAGTCAGGGCATGGATGAAATCCGTCGCCTTACTCATGGCCTGGTCATTCCCGACGATGCGTGTGCCACCTGGCGTGCGCTTTACAGTGGATTATCAAGTTTTATTGAAGATTTGTCGCAGCACATAGAACTGGAAAACGATGTGCTGTTCTTGAATGGCTCGAATGCAGCAAAAGGAGCTGAACATGCGCGAGTATAAGAAGTTATGGTGGGTATTGTTGGCCGTTCTGGCGCTTACCTTTGCGGTTCTGGGATGGAGCGGGGTCGAAATCTATCGACAGGTTCCGCCTATCCCGGAACAGGTGATCACGACCTCGAACAAGGTATTGATGACCAAAGAAGAAATTCTTGATGGCCAAACTGCCTGGCAAAGCACAGGCGGCATGCAGGTCGGGTCGGTTTGGGGCCATGGCTCCTACCAAGCGCCTGACTGGTCTTCAGACTGGCTGCACCGCGAACTGGTGGCCTGGCTGAATCTGGCCGCACAGGAAACGGCCGGTGTTCCTTTCGACGAGCTGGACTCCGACAGACAGATTGTCTTGAAGAATCAGCTCAAGAATGAGTATCGCCGCAACACGCTCGACCCTGAAACAGGCGTTATGACAGTGACTGACCGGCGTGCTCAAGCCATGGCGCAAACGGGCGAATACTACATAAAGCTGTATGGCTCCGATCCGGAGTTCCGCAGCTCGCGTTCCAACTTCGCCATGAAGGAAGACACCTTGCCCAGTCTGGAGCGCCGCGAAGATCTGGCCAAGTTCTACTTCTGGACGGCATGGGCGGCATCAACCGAGCGGCCCAACAGCCAGGTCACTTACACCAACAACTGGCCGCATGAGCCGCTGATCGACAATAAGCCGTCCACGGCCAATGTGTTGTGGTCGATTGCCAGCGTGATCTTCCTGATTGCAGGGATTGCCTTCCTGGTCTGGGGCTGGGCATTTACGCATCGTGAAGAGCCTGAACCGGTCGCGCCCAAGAGGGACCCTCTGAGCATTGGGCCGTTGACGCCTTCGCAGCGCGCATTGGGCAAGTATTTGTTCCTGGTGGTGGCTCTTTTTGTTTTCCAGGTCTTGCTGGGTGGCTTTACTGCGCACTATACGGTCGAAGGGCAAACCTTCTACGGTATTGATGTATCGCAGTGGTTCCCCTATTCATTGACGCGTACCTGGCACTTGCAGACGGCTTTGTTCTGGATTGCCACGGGCTTCCTGGCCGCGGGCCTGTTCCTGGCGCCCATGATCAACGGCGGGAAGGATCCCAAGCATCAGAAATTGGGTGTCGATGTCTTGTTCTGGGCGCTGGTGGTACTGGTGGTTGGTTCGTACATCGGCAACTTCCTGGCCATCAAGCACATCATGCCCGAGCATCTGAACTTCTGGCTGGGCCACCAAGGTTACGAGTATCTTGAATTGGGCCGCGTCTGGCAGCTTGTGAAATTCCTGGGCCTGGCTTTCTGGCTGCTCCTGATGCTGCGCGGCATGTTGCCGGCGTTCAAGAAAGAAGGCGACAAGAACTTGCTGGCCTTGCTGGCTGCGTCCACCATTGCCATCGGCCTGTTCTATGGCACTGGTTTGTTCTATGGCGAACGCACTCACATCACCATCATGGAGTACTGGCGCTGGTGGGTGGTGCACCTGTGGGTAGAAGGTTTCTTTGAAGTGTTCGCTACAACAGCACTGGCCTTCATCTTCTCGAGCATGGGCCTGGTATCGAAACGTGGCGCAACCGTTGCCAGCCTGGCATCGGCATCGCTGTTCATGCTCGGTGGCGTACCTGGCACCTTGCATCACATGTACTTCTCGGGCACGACTACACCCGTCATGGCCATAGGCGCCAGCTTCAGCGCGCTTGAAGTGGTGCCCTTGATCGTGCTGGGTTACGAAGCGTGGGAAAACTGGCGTCTTAAAGAGCGTGCTCCCTGGATGGAAGCCGTTCGCTGGCCCTTGATGTGCTTTGTAGCCGTGGCCTTCTGGAATATGCTGGGCGCCGGTGTGTTCGGTTTCATGGTGAACCCGCCCATCTCGCTGTACTACATCCAGGGCCTGAACACCACTCCTGTTCACGCGCATGCCGCCCTGTTTGGCGTGTATGGCTTCCTGGCCATAGGCTTCACCTTGCTGGTGCTGCGCTACATCGTACCCGGCTTCAGCTTCAACGAAAAGCTGATGCGTACGGGCTTCTGGGGATTGAATGGCGGCCTGGTGCTGATGATTGCCACCAGTCTGCTGCCTATCGGCATCATTCAGTTCTACGCCAGCGTGTCGGAAGGCATGTGGTATGCCCGCAGCGAAGAGTTCATGCAGCAACCTCTGTTGGAAACCCTGCGCTGGGTCCGCACCTTTGGTGACGTTGTGTTCATCGTGGGCGCACTGGCCATCTTCTGGCAAGTCGTGCTGGGTGTGTTTCGCCCAAAAAGTTACGCTGCCCGGGCCAACTATGTTGTAACGGCCGGAGCCGAATAAAGGCTTGAGTCTTGAGCGCTCAGGCGCATAGACGAAAGCAGGGGTCGCCAGACGGCGGCCCTTTTTGTTGTCTTTTGGTGTTGGCCGCTGCTTGGTGACTACTGCATAAATAGTATTTGGTTTGCATAAGATTATAATAAAAGCCACATTCAATGCGGCTCTATTTCACGAGTGCGAAGCAGAGCCTGTCAACACTCTTGAAGGAATCGCGTAGGTATGTTTGCTGTTCTGGACGCAAAGCGTGCGGGCTTGCTGGGGCGCCAGCATTGGCTGGCCAATATCATTGCCGGCATTGTTGTTGGCATTGTCGCCTTGCCCCTGGCCATGGCTTTTGCCATTGCCTCGGGAGTCAAGCCCGAGCAAGGGTTGTATACAGCGATTGTTGCAGGCATTGCCGTTTCCTTGTTTGGCGGCAGCCGCGTGCAGATCGCCGGTCCCACCGGGGCATTTATCGTCATTTTGTCGGGTGTCGTGGCCCAGCATGGGGTCGATGGCCTGCAAATCGCCACCCTGATGGCCGGCGTCATTCTGCTGCTGTTCGGCCTGGCCCGCATGGGGGCGGTCATCAAGTTCATTCCGGCGCCGGTCATCGTCGGGTTTACAGCGGGTATCGGTGTCATCATTTGGGTGGGGCAGTGGAAGGACTTTTTCGGCCTGCCTGCGGTTCAGGGCACGCACTTTCATGAAAAGCTCTGGCAACTGCTGCAAGTGCTGCCGCAATTCGACTGGGCGACCACTTTGCTGGCCATTGTTTCGCTGGTGCTGGTTATTTTTACCTCGCGTATCCCGCGCATGTCGCGTGTGCCAGGCCCCTTGTGCGCCCTGGTCGTGGTAACGGCAGTTCAGGCTTTGTTCAATTTTGAAAGCGTTGCCACCATAGGCAGCACATTTGGCGAAATACCCCGGGGCCTACCCACATTCCAATGGCCCGACATCACATTGACCCGGTTGGTAGAGCTGATCGGCCCCGCATTTGCCATTGCCATGCTGGGCGCAATCGAGTCATTACTGTCGGCCGTGGTGGCTGACGGCATGACGGGTACCCGCCATAACTCCAACCAGGAGTTGGTTGGGCAGGGCCTGGCCAATGTACTGGCGCCCTTGTTCGGAGGTATTGCGGCCACTGGTGCGATTGCCCGTACGGCCACCAATATCCGCAACGGCGGCAACAGTCCCATAGCAGGCGTTGTTCATGCCGCCTTGCTGGTTCTGGTGTTGTTGTTCCTGGCGCCGCTGGCAAGCAGCATACCGCTGGCCACACTGGCTGCCATTCTATTCGTGGTGGCCTGGAATATGAGTAATCTGCGCCACGTCGTGCGAATGGTCAAGCGGGCTCCACGGGCCGATGCGGTGATCTTGCTGGTCACATTTTGCCTGACTGTTTTTGCGGATCTGGTGGTGGCCGTAAACATAGGTGTCGTGCTGGCCATGTTGCATTTCCTGCGCAGAATGGCGGAAAGCGTCACCGTGCGCCGGCAAGATAACAGCATGCTGCAAAAAGAGCTTGGCCACGAAGGCATTGTGGAACTGCCGCCAGATGTATTGGTGTATACGGTTGAAGGGCCTTTTTTCTTTGCGGCGGCTGATGCTTTTCAAAGGGTGTTGACGGAAACCCATACCGACCCCAAGGTGTTGCTGATCCGGCTGGGGCATGTGCCCTTTATGGATGCCACCGGCCTCGAGGCGCTGGAAGAAACCGTAACGAGCCTGCAGCGCAGGGGAATACGCGTGGTGCTTGTGGAAGCCAATGAGCGCGTGCTGGCGAAACTGCAAAAAATGGGCTTGATCAACAAGCTGGGCGGCTCGAACTTTAGCCACAGTCTGGCCGAGGCGCTGGCGCGCTTGTAGCATTTGACTGGGGCGCGCAAGGTTGGCTTATGCCGATTTTCCCCTGACTTTTGGATTGGTCGTTGTGCTGGCGGCCTTGCCGTAGCTGACGCCATGCTCGGCCAGGTAATTACGTATCAGTTGCCGCACAACCTGCGAAGGAGTGATGTCCTGGCTGGCACAAAGGCGTTCGAATGCTTTCTTTTTGTTGGGATCGATAAGCACCGTCAGGCGGGCTGTCTTGCTTTCCATGGCTGCTTAAATTGATGATGTTAAGCAAATTATAATGTAATGCGTGCGCCCGGGGGTATGCGGCCTGGCGCCCTGGCCGTCATGGCAGCTGTTTTATCTGCCGGGCCAGAGCGTTATTCAGTGCCGATACCCACGAGCCCTCGACGGACGCCAGTTTGCTTTGAAACGTATGCACAGAGGCAACTCGCTCGCTGTCATAGCATTTGTTACTGCCCAGTATCTGCTCAAAATGATTGGCCAGCGTGCACAGGTTTTGCACATCTGCCTGCGCCAGTATCAGGGCATGGACCAGAACGATCTGCTGGTCTGATCCGGCAGTCGTTGCCGGATGCCTGCGCCACATTTGTGCCGTACCGGCAATTTTTTTCGCCTCGGGTCCCTGGCCTACCGCCAGGTTGTAGCGGCCATCGCAGAAGGAGCCTTCCACCGCCTGCGGATGAGAGGCGATGCCGAACTGCTGTAGCGCCCGACTGATGATGCCGCATATAAGCAGATAAGCGGCATCGGAGTGATCCAGCGGTTTACCCCGCACCGAATAAGCCAGGCTCAGGTTAATGATGCCAGGTCCTTGAGGCACGATACCCCCGCCAGACTGGCGTACCGTTACAGGCCAGCCGGCTTGTTCCAATTGTTCGCAGGCTTGTTCAAAGTCGGCGTAGCGTCGATAGGTGCGTGGCACCACCAGCCCTTGCTCGGCTTCCCAGATGCTGGCGCTTGGGCCTTGTTGGGCGGCCAGGGCGATGAGCGACTCATCAAAGCGGGCATGTTGCGGCTCATTCCCCACATAGGGCAGTAATGTGAACGGCATGGAGCAGCTGCTTTAGATGCGCGCCTGCGCGAAGTCTTCGTCGCTCATGAACATATAGCGTACGGCATCGATCAGGCCGAGTATGATCACCAGCGGGGCGAATAGATACAAAATGATCAGATAAAAAATACCCCAGCCTATCTGCCCAAGGTAGAAGCGGTGGGCGCCGAGCCAGCCCAGGAACAAAGCCAGCACAATAGCGATTTTGCGATGGTTGGTGGGCTTTTCAAGTTCATCGCTTCTGTTCTTGATGATCCACAGGCTGATTGGCACCGTCAGTACCAGGGCAATAAGGACTTTGGCGGCATGCGTGTGCACATAGTCGCGGGCTGCGTAATAGATATCCGAGAAGTTTTCGATGACCAGACCGGTCAGGTGCGAGATCCAGACGAAAGCATCATGAGCGATGGTTTCGCCAAAAGTCAGCGCCACCAGAATAATGATGAAGATGGCGATTACCAGAATAATTTTTTGCAGCATGGTGGTTGTTGAAACTCCGGCGCCATGAATAAACATGGGCGCAATAATTCAGACGTTCATAGTGTAATGAGTTTAGGTGTATTCAGGGGTCAAGGACTTTTTCAGGGCTATTGCTGCTGAAGGCCAAGACGCCATAAAGAGGTGACTTCGGCCTGCCGCGCTTGGTGCAGTGGGTCGGTGAGGTCTGTGGCCTTGGGGTGGCTGGGCCTGGCGGTATGCTGTTCAATGACGCGTAGCCCTGCGTTGGTGATGGCCTTGGAAAGGAAATCCGGGCTGCGCAAGCCCAGGTGTTCAGCCAGGTCCGACATGATCAGCCAGCCCTCGCCATCAGCTTGCAGATGAGCCGGCAAGCCCTGCAGGTAGCCCAGCAGCATGCGGTTGTCGGGGTCATAGATGGCGTGCTCGATGGCTGTGGTCGGTCGGGCAGGCAGCCACGGGGGGTTGCAGATAATCAAAGAACTTTTGCCGTCCGGGAATAGGTCGGTTTGTTGCAACTCGATAGTCTTTGCCAAACCCAGACGATTGATATTTTCGCGGGCGCAGTCCAGTGCTCTGGTGTCCTGGTCAGTTGCTATGATCTTGCGCAGCCCGCGTTGCGCCAGCACCGCCGCCAGCACGCCGCTGCCTGTTCCAATGTCAAAGGCAAGATCCGTGGCTGGCAAGGGCGCTTGGGCAACCAAAGCTATGTATTCGCCGCGATTGGGTGAAAATACGCCGTAATGCACATGGATTTTGTCGGTCAACCCCGCTACGGCAACGCCTTTTTTGCGCCATTCATGAGCGCCTATGAGGCCCTGCAGGGCGCGCAAGGGGATCAGGAAGGCAGCGCCAATATCGCCCAGGGCCGCGTGGCACGCTTCTTGTACATCGGGTGCGCGCCGCAGGGCTATGCATGCATGGGCATCAAGCTCTATCAACACGCGGTTGAGCAGAGCGGTGCGTTGAGATTGCTGCTGACGATGCCGGTTGAAAAGATCCAGTGGTGTTGTCGCGGGGGCAGGGTCAGCCTTGCGGTTTTTTTTGACCTCGGGCTTGTTGTCTATTCGGCGAGCAAGCGCCTGCAGCAATTGTCGGGCATTCTGGAAATCGCCGCGCCATAGCAGTGATGTGCCCTGACTGATCAGTCGGTAGGCGGCGTCGGCGCTTAGCGTGTCGTCGGCAATGACAATGCGTAAAGGCGCCGAGCCTTGTGCGCTGGTCAGCCATAGTGCTTCCCGAATGCTGTCGTTTTCATTCCAGGAGACGGTGCTTGATGCAAGGTGTTGGGCTGTAGGCATGAAAAAGGTGGCCGATTAAAGAATCAATCCATTGTAGGTGAATAGTACGTCATCTTTAAAAGATCATTATTAGTATCTTTTTTGCAAAAAAGATACTAATAATGATCTTAATATTTGATTTGTTATGCATAAAAAGTTACTATAAATTATCTTTTTTAGTAAAAAGAGTATTTAAATGATCATTTCCTTGGTGTCTGAGCTTGAAGCACTCAGAAAAGCCGCAGGTCTCACACAGGGGCAATTGGCTGACCGAGCGGGCTTGAATCGCATGACCGTGCAAAGGCTGGAAAGCGGCTCCCTTGATCCTCGCGTATCCACGCTGCTTGAAATGGCGCGCGCCATGGGTATGGAACTGATGCTGGTGCCCCAGTCCCTGCGCCAGGAAGTTCACGGCTTCATTCAGTCTGGCGGCCGGGTGCTGGGCCAGCCCACGGGGGCTGATGCACCGAAGTCTGTGGTCGACCTGTTGGCCTTGTCAGACAAGGCTTCCGGTAAGAAAAGCAAGTCATGAATACGTCCATCAAATATTTGCGCATGTATTTGCACCTGCCTGCTCGAACAAGACGGCCGCTGGGCTATCTGTCGCAATATGGCGATATTGTCCGGGTCTCTTTTGACGCTGATTACGTCAACGACGCCGCGCGTCCGCTCCTGTCTTTAAGCTACCGGGGGGCCAATGAAGCGTCTACTCGTGAAATTCTGACTTCCATGCGTGATGCCAGATTGGTGCGCAACGATGGGCGTTTGCCGGTTTTCTTTCAAAACCTGCTCCCCGAAGGGCACAACCGGGAGCGGCTGGCACGCGAGCGCAGCTGCACAACTGATGATGAATTCGAGTTGCTGGCGGCAGCCGGGCACGACTTGATGGGGGCGCTTGAGGTCGAGCCGGTTTCGGCCGACTTGGGCGTGCCTGATTCAGTCAGGCACTGGCATACTGCCTTGGGGCTGGATGTGCTGGAGCCAGGCTTTGTTGAGATGCCCGTAGAAGACGCGGCCTCGCTGCCCGGTGCGGTGACCAAATTTTCTGCAGTCCAGGAAGGGCGTCGCTATGTCATCAAGCGTCGTGGCCAGGCCGGTTCATTCATATTGAAACTGCCTTCCACACGCCATGCCGATCTGGTGGAAAACGAATACACCTGCTATCGGCTTTGCAAGGCACTGGAATTGGACTGTGCGGCGGCTTCGATTATTTCGCGCATCGATGCCGACTTGCCCGCAAACCTGCCTTTTAATCATATTCTGGCCGTTGCCCGTTTCGACCGCGGTCCCGCAGGGCAACGTATTCATATGGAAGAGTTTGCGCAAGCCCTGCAGTACGAGCCTCGTCATAAATATGGCAAAGACATGATAGCGGACTACGCCGCCATGCTGCGCGTGCTGGATCGATTGTCGGGCAGGCCTGTGCAAGACCTTCGGTCATTTGTCGAGCGTCTGGTGGCATTCATTCTTATGGGGAACACCGACGCGCATTTAAAAAATTGGGCGCTGGTTTATCCGGATGGTGCCACGCCCCAGCTGGCTCCCATTTACGACCCGGTGTGTGTGACCGCGCTGTTCGATAGCGTGGCGGAAACCGACTACGGCGTAAACCGCGCCATCAATAAGACAGTGTCCCGCTTTGGCTGGAACGACCTGGAAGCGCTGTTGACGGCGGCGCAGATCTTGCGACCCGGCCGTTACCTGACATTGGCTCAGCAACTGGTCAAGCGTGCGCAGGCAGACTGGCCTGCCTTGTTGAAAGACGGGCCGCCGGCCGTTCAAGAAGCAGTTTTGGCGCGTTTGAATGGGGGCGTGGCGTTAACGGCAAGCTAGGGAAACCCTGCACAAGTCTGATAGATTCACCGGGCGGGATCCTAGTCGGCGCAGGTCTGACGCACGGCGTGCTCCCAGCCGTCCATCAATGCCTGGGCCTCGGCCTTGGACATCTGTGGCGTGAAGCGGCGCTCTACATTCCAAAGGGCCGACAATTCCTGGCTATCGCGGTAAACGCCGCTGGTCAGGCCGGCCAAGTAGGCGGCGCCCAGCGCAGTGGTTTCTATCATGGTGGGCCTGAGCACCGGAATGCCAAGCAGGTCAGCCTGGAACTGCATCAACAGATCATTAACGCAGGCGCCGCCATCAACACGCAGCTCGGCCAACGGCGCCGAGCCCGCTGCGACAGAGTCCCGGCTCATGGCTTGCAACAAGGCTGCGCTTTGATAGGCAATGCTTTCCAACGCAGCCCGCGCTATGTGTGCCATGGTGGTGCCACGCGTCAGACCGGTGATCGCGCCCCGGGCATCCGGCTTCCAGTAGGGGGCGCCCAGGCCTGTGAATGCCGGCACCAGCATGACTCCGCCCGAGTCGGGTACGCTTTGCGCCAATGCTTCGATTTCGCTGCTTTTCTTGAAGGCATGCAGGCCATCACGCATCCACTGCACCACGGCGCCCGCCACAAATACACTGCCCTCCAGCGCGTACAGGGGCTGGCTACTGGTTTGTGCCGCGCTGGTGGTGACCAGGCCGTTCTGTGAAATCTGAAAAGTCGAGCCGGTGTGCATCAGCATGAAGCATCCTGTGCCGTAGGTGTTCTTGGCCATGCCCTCGGTAAAGCATGCCTGCCCGAACAAGGCGCTTTGCTGATCGCCGGCGACGCCGCATATCGGAATGGCATGACCAAGCAGGTCGGCGGCAACCGCCCCAAACTCGGAGCCTGACGGCTGCACTTTGGGCAGAAGGGCAGGCGGGATGTCCAGCATTTGCAGCAGCTCGGCATCCCATTCATTGCTGTGGACATTGAACAGCATGGTGCGCGAGGCATTGCTGACATCGCTGACGTGCTTGTCGCCCTGGGTCAGCTGCCACATCAGCCAGCTGTCTATCGTGCCAAAGGCAAGTTCGCCTTTGGCGGCCTGCTTGCGCGCATCAGGGACGTGGTCCAGTATCCATTTGAGCTTGGTGCCTGAAAAATAAGCGTCGACACGCAAACCGGTTTTTTCCAGGATGACGCCGTCAAGGCCTTGCTCCCGCAGTATGGCGCACGTGGGCTCGGCACGCCGGTCTTGCCAGACGATGGCATTATATATGGGCGTACCTGTTTTCTTGTTCCAGACGACGGTGGTTTCACGCTGGTTGGTA includes:
- a CDS encoding tautomerase family protein — protein: MPYVTISATEGLSAEKKKQLLERSSDAVVQSIGAPLASVRVMLHELPGGHYLNAGQFNTPGLMFVVDFIEGRTEEQRNALIAALSKTGTETTGIPESEVRVRLLDFPKANMGMAGGISAKAMGR
- a CDS encoding DUF924 family protein, with amino-acid sequence MATAQIQQAQELVDFWLEAGSAAWFTKNPAFDARFKQRFLSLHQAAARGELDSWADHAVGSLALVLLLDQFPRNAFRGTPAMFATDALARRYARKAIDAGHIEQVAPELSLFFCVPFIHSEAIDDQRYGVELYREFSPEALSFAVDHCDIIARFGRFPHRNPVLGRQSTADELQFLADGGFAG
- the norR gene encoding nitric oxide reductase transcriptional regulator NorR — translated: MHQLILADLLTDLPNAVRLQRAVHTLREHFECDAVGLLSLDDDSLRLVAASGLAHEALGRRFVVAQHPRFATILSRREPTWFEPGSMLADPYDGLLDDKKGLPLPVHDCLGMSLYTEGRPWGVVTLDALAVGAFDDAALAELQHYSLILEAAIRVTALEKENRSLKLLGSSVNDAMQIVDESEILGASDAITQLLHELDVVADSDLPVLLTGETGVGKDLFARRLHRRSRRSQQPMVHVNCAALPESLAESELFGHVKGAFSGASSDRAGRFEAAQGGSLFLDEVGELPLSVQAKLLRALQNGEIQRLGADQTIKTDVRIIAATNRQLKESTSAGNFRADLYHRLSVYPVHIPPLRERGRDVLILAGHFLELSRARLGLRGLRLSYAAERALLNYTWPGNVRELEHVVSRAALKTLSRGASRDQILTLEPEVLDVDAAEPIHEPDSTAPDSASPVHIGSAAEQKAMPLRITMENSQRHAVQQALAQTNNNWAQAARLLDIDSSNLHKLARKLGLK
- a CDS encoding hemerythrin domain-containing protein; this translates as MNALVPASTELADWRSASAEDLVAHIVKRFHERHREQLPELIRLSRKVEHVHQSSADCPAGLADALGELQQALESHMLKEEQVLFPMLVKGMGTSVRGPVAIMRLEHEEQSQGMDEIRRLTHGLVIPDDACATWRALYSGLSSFIEDLSQHIELENDVLFLNGSNAAKGAEHARV
- a CDS encoding nitric-oxide reductase large subunit codes for the protein MREYKKLWWVLLAVLALTFAVLGWSGVEIYRQVPPIPEQVITTSNKVLMTKEEILDGQTAWQSTGGMQVGSVWGHGSYQAPDWSSDWLHRELVAWLNLAAQETAGVPFDELDSDRQIVLKNQLKNEYRRNTLDPETGVMTVTDRRAQAMAQTGEYYIKLYGSDPEFRSSRSNFAMKEDTLPSLERREDLAKFYFWTAWAASTERPNSQVTYTNNWPHEPLIDNKPSTANVLWSIASVIFLIAGIAFLVWGWAFTHREEPEPVAPKRDPLSIGPLTPSQRALGKYLFLVVALFVFQVLLGGFTAHYTVEGQTFYGIDVSQWFPYSLTRTWHLQTALFWIATGFLAAGLFLAPMINGGKDPKHQKLGVDVLFWALVVLVVGSYIGNFLAIKHIMPEHLNFWLGHQGYEYLELGRVWQLVKFLGLAFWLLLMLRGMLPAFKKEGDKNLLALLAASTIAIGLFYGTGLFYGERTHITIMEYWRWWVVHLWVEGFFEVFATTALAFIFSSMGLVSKRGATVASLASASLFMLGGVPGTLHHMYFSGTTTPVMAIGASFSALEVVPLIVLGYEAWENWRLKERAPWMEAVRWPLMCFVAVAFWNMLGAGVFGFMVNPPISLYYIQGLNTTPVHAHAALFGVYGFLAIGFTLLVLRYIVPGFSFNEKLMRTGFWGLNGGLVLMIATSLLPIGIIQFYASVSEGMWYARSEEFMQQPLLETLRWVRTFGDVVFIVGALAIFWQVVLGVFRPKSYAARANYVVTAGAE
- a CDS encoding SulP family inorganic anion transporter, which encodes MFAVLDAKRAGLLGRQHWLANIIAGIVVGIVALPLAMAFAIASGVKPEQGLYTAIVAGIAVSLFGGSRVQIAGPTGAFIVILSGVVAQHGVDGLQIATLMAGVILLLFGLARMGAVIKFIPAPVIVGFTAGIGVIIWVGQWKDFFGLPAVQGTHFHEKLWQLLQVLPQFDWATTLLAIVSLVLVIFTSRIPRMSRVPGPLCALVVVTAVQALFNFESVATIGSTFGEIPRGLPTFQWPDITLTRLVELIGPAFAIAMLGAIESLLSAVVADGMTGTRHNSNQELVGQGLANVLAPLFGGIAATGAIARTATNIRNGGNSPIAGVVHAALLVLVLLFLAPLASSIPLATLAAILFVVAWNMSNLRHVVRMVKRAPRADAVILLVTFCLTVFADLVVAVNIGVVLAMLHFLRRMAESVTVRRQDNSMLQKELGHEGIVELPPDVLVYTVEGPFFFAAADAFQRVLTETHTDPKVLLIRLGHVPFMDATGLEALEETVTSLQRRGIRVVLVEANERVLAKLQKMGLINKLGGSNFSHSLAEALARL